The candidate division WOR-3 bacterium genome contains the following window.
TTCAACCAGTTCATTATAAACTTTTTCGTTATGAATTACACCGTAAACATAGTATGGAAGATGCCAGTTTGAAAATCCTGATTTGAATAAAAAAAGTTCATCCTCTCCTTTCATTCCTCCACCAAGATGCATTATTTCAAAACCTTTTTCTTTTGCAAATTTAATTGCTTCATAAATTATGATACGGTTTCCTCCATAGTTTCTATAATTAAAATTTGAACCAGTAAGAAAATAGTGGAAAAATTTATTATAACTTAAAAAAAGCGAGGAAGAAATGGGGATTTCCTTTAAAAAAGCAATAAATATATAGGCATTTTCAAAACTTGAAACTAATTCTTTTATTAACCATAAAGGAAAAAAATAGAAATCCCTTGCATTTTTTCTTCTCATCGTTTCAATGTAAAGGGTATAGAAAATTTCTATATCCCTATCTTCTCTCGATATTTTTACTTCAACCCCCTCTTTTATTGCCCTTTTTATTCTTGCTCTGTGATCCCTTCTTAAATTTTTTACAATCTTTTCAAATTTCTCTCTTAAGTCAATAAAAACACTGAAAGTAACAAAATTGGTAATAAAATTCTCCTGAATCAAAGATTTATCGAAAAAATAGGGGTGAAGCCTTCCAAATTCAGCTACAATTTTATTATCCAAAAGAAAAATTTTTAATTCCTTATAAAATTCTTTTGTAAGTGAATGCTTATCTTGTGATTCTACAAGCAAACCTCCACAACCGTAAGGAGTTGATATATCAAAAAAATTGTTAGACTTTATTTTTCGCTTAATAAAAGGAGAAAAAACTTTTCCTTTATCATTTTCATAATAAAAAAACAAGGGCTCACCATCTTCGTATTTTGAAAAAATTTCAATATATTTTGGAGTGTAAAATATATCAGGCAAAGAAATGTTATGAAAATTCTTACCTTCAAAGATTTGAAGCATGTTAAGATTTTAACAGAAATTAATTTTTCTTATCAATTTTTAATTATATATCCCTATACTGGGGAAAGAGTGTGGGCATATCTTTATAATCCTTATATTTTATGAATTCAAATGTAAGTTCTTTGTAAACATCAGGGAAATAAATTTTTTTTGAAATTATATAATTTTTTTCTTTTTTAGAAAAACCTCTTTTAAAATCCAATAAAGAGTCCGGCTTTCCTCTTCCTCCTCCAAGGGAAAAATATTTAAATTTTTTAAAATTTTCCTTTATAAAACACCAGAAAAGAAAATGAGTAGAACCTTTAGTTTTATAGCCTTCTTCACTTAACCCACCTAAAAAATAATGGGAAAAAATGTTATATTTTAAAAATAAACCAGAGGACAAAATATTTTTATCTTTAAAAATGAAATAAAAAGAAGAAAAATCTTTTGTGCTAATTTTTTTAAAAAATTCAAAAGGGAAAAAATGCCTTCTTTCTCCCTGTTTTACTTTTAAAGTATTTATATAAACATCATAAAAAATTTTTATATCTTCAATTTTATTTGATATTAGAAATTCAAAATTATTTTTTTCAGCAAACCTTATATTTCTTCTTACATTTTCATTAAAACTTTTAAAAATACTTTCAGTATCATTAAATTCAGAGAAATCAATGTATACTAAAGGAGATATTACTAAAAGTTCATAATAATCACTTAAAGGAATATGATTTTCAATTAAGGGATGAAATCTAACAAATTCTGAAACAGTTTTTGTATCGGTAAAATAATCCCTTAACTTCTTAAAAATTTTTCTAACATCACCTTTAAAAAGAGGTCCACAAGCACCATAAGGGGAAGTTATATCAGAATAATCCCTGTATTTATCAGGAACATAAGGTAAATTAGTGAAAGATCTTCTAATATAGGGATAAAAAAATCTTAAAGATTCATCTTCATAATATATTGCTTCAACTCTTCCAGGTTCTATTATTGTATTTATCTCCAAAAAGTCATAAGTAAAAAAGGTATCAGTATTTTCAAAATTTTTAAGAATATTCTCCCATTCCTCTTTTGTGTTAATTACTCTCATTCAATATTTAGTTTTTTATTAAAAATCTCTTTCTTTGTATAATTTTTAAAAAAATTTATTATAACCTTTTTAATTATCAAATCACCCCTTATTCTTTTAAAGGGTAAAGGAATAAATTTAGGTAATTTACCCTTTAAAATCTTTTCTATTGAGTCTTCAATTTCCTCTAATTTTAAAGCATTATAAATGTAACCTCCCCTTTCCCTTAATTCTGTTCTTCTCCCTACAGTAATAACAGGAATTTTAAATAGACATGCTTCATAAAGGGCACTTGATGAGTTTCCTATCATAAATTTTGCATTTTTCATTAAAGAAATAAATTCTCTATAGGGTAAATTATCAATTAAAATAAAATTTCCTCTCTGAGCTTCACTAAAAAGAAAATTTCTCATTTCCCTTCCCCCTGGATCATTGTTTGGAGAAATAGCTACAAAGGGTAAATTAAATTTAAAAAGGACTTTAAGGATAATTCTAAGTTCCTCCAAGGATTTTTCCTTTTCAAAGGGAAAGGGATGATGGATTAAAAGAACATATTCTTTTTCCTTTAATAAATTATATTTATTTTTTAAAATTTTATAATCAGGAATCTCTTTAAAATCAAGAGAATAAATTCCAAGATTTCCCACTACGAAAATTCTTCTTTTATCCTCTCCCATTTTAATTAGATTTTTTTTACTATTTATAGTAGCAGGGAAATGAATATGAGCAAGTTTTGAAATACAGTGTCTTATATATGTATCAGGCAACATAAAGGAAGTATTATCTCCACCATGGATATGGGCAAGAGGAACCATTAAAAAATTTGCTGAAAGAGCAGCAGCAAGAACTTCAATCCTATCTCCTAAAACAAAAACTATGTCAGGTTTTAAAATTTTAAATACATGGGTAAACTGGATAATTCCATTTCCAAGAGAAATAGGGAAGACTTCATTAAGATCAGAATCTAAATGGAAGGGAACTTCATAATCTATATTAAAACCATCATTAATTATATCATTTTTTGTTAAGCCAAAAAAGGGTGAAAGGTGAGAACCTGTAACAACAAGTTTAAAATCAAACTCAGGAGAATCTTTAAAAGTTTTCAAAACAGGGTATAAAAGCCCGTATTCAGCCCTCGAACCTGTTATGAAAACTGTTTTTATTTTTTTCATATTTTTTATTATAATTAAAACTTAAAAAATTATTAAAAACAATTTTATACCATAAGGAGGAAAAAATGGAAAAACTTTCTACAAAAGAATATCAGACAGTCTCTTATATATCAGGTCCTCTATTATTTCTTGAAGGGGCGAAAGATTTTTCCTATGCAGCACTTGTAGAAATAATAATGCCAGATGGAACGAAAAGAAAGGGACAGGTTCTTGAAGTATCTGAAAAATACGCTGTAATTCAGGTTCTTGAAGGAACACTTGGACTTGATGTGGCTTCAACTAAGGTAAGATTTCTGGAAGATCAGGTTCATATAGGTGTTTCAAGAGAACTTATAGGAAGGATTTTTAACGGAAGAGGTGAGCCAATAGATGGACTCCCTGCTCCAACACCTGAAAAAAGATTACCGATAGTAGGTGCTGCTATAAATCCAATTGCAAGGGATAAACCTTCTGACTTTATTCAGACTGGAATTTCTGCAATTGATGGATTCAATACTTTAGTGAGAGGACAAAAATTACCAATCTTTTCAGGGGCAGGACTCCCCGCAAATGAAATAGCAGCAATGATAATGAAGTATGCAAAAGTAAGAGGAGAAGGGGAGGAATTCTTGATAATTTTTGCAGCAATGGGTTTAACTTCAAGGGAATATGCATATTTTATGAAGGAATTTAAAGAAAGTGGAGCACTCGGTAGAATAGTTGCTTTTGTCAATCTTGCTGATGACCCTGCAGTAGAAAGACTTTTAACCCCAAGATTTGCTCTTACAGTTGCAGAATATTTTGCCTTTGAACTTGATTACCACGTTCTTGTGATTTTATCTGATATGACAAATTACTGTGAAGCTTTAAGAGAAATTGGAGCAGCAAGAGAAGAAGTTCCAGGAAGAAGAGGTTACCCAGGGTATATGTATACAGACCTTGCAACTTTGTATGAAAGAACAGGAAGAATAAGGGGTAAAAAGGGGTCAATAACTCAGATACCAATTTTAACAATGCCAGATGATGACATCACTCATCCAATTCCTGACCTTACAGGTTATATTACAGAAGGTCAGATTGTTTTATCAAGAGAACTTCACAGAAAGGGGATATTTCCTCCAATTGATATTTTGATGAGTTTATCAAGACTTATGAACCTGGGAATTGGTGAAGGGAAGACTCAACCCTATCACAGGGAATGGAAAGACCAGCTTTATGCTTGTTATGCAAGGGGAAGAGATTTAAGAAGGCTTGTTGCTATTATCGGAGAAGATGCTTTAAGTGAAATGGATAAAAAATATTTAAAACTAGCTGATGAATTTGAAAATGTTATGTTGAATCAAAGAGATAAAGAAAGGTCAATTGAGGAAACTTTTGAAATAGGATGGAATTTAATGGGAATGTTACCCAAAACAGAACTCTCTAAAATTAAAAGAAAATATCTTGAGGAATTTTATAAACAATGGATACCACAGCAAGCAAAAGAAGCCTATTAAAAGGTATTGAAAAAGACGAAATCTGGGGGCCAGTTTTTAAAATGGTCGCCCAGCAGGTGGAAAAGGCGTTTTATACTGGTAATCTGAACGAAAAATATTTTGAAACAATTCTTGAACCTGAAAGAGTTTTAAGAGTCTCTATACCTGTTGTAATGGATAATGGGGAAATTAAATGTTTTGCAGGTTACAGAGTTCAGCATTCAACAGCAAGAGGACCTGCAAAGGGTGGTATAAGATATCATCCTGATGTGACTCTTGATGAAATAGCAGCTCTTTCAGCCTGGATGAGTTTTAAAAATGCACTTGTTAATATACCATTCGGAGGTGGTAAAGGAGGAATAAAAGTTGACCCTTCAAAACTCTCTCATGGAGAGTTAATAAGATTGACAAGGAGATACACATCAGGGATTTTACCATTAATAGGACCATATAGAGATGTCCCTGCTCCTGATGTTAATACAAATGATATGATAATGGATGTTATTATGGATACTTATTCTATGTTTCAGGGTTTTACAACACCCAGTATAGTAACAGGAAAATCTGTTTCTCTTGGTGGTTCTGTAGGAAGAAGGGAAGCCACAGGGAAGGGAGTTTTTTTTGTTACAAAAGAATTTTTGAAAATAAAAAATAAAGACTTGGAAAAACAAAAAATTGCAATTCAGGGTTTTGGAAATGTAGGTTCTGTTGCAGCTTTATCTTTTTATGATGCTGGTGCAAAGGTGTGTGCTGTAACTGATGTTTCAGGGGGTCTTTTTAATAAAAATGGACTAAACATCCAAAAAATTTTGAAATTGATACAAGAAAAAAAATTTTTAAAGGAAATAAAAGGTGAAGGTGATTTTATAGAAAATAAAGATCTCTTTGAGCTGGATGTAGATATACTTGTTCCTGCTGCTCTTGAAAGACAGATAACTGAAAAAAATGCTGAAAAAATAAAAGCCTTTTTAATAGTTGAGGGTGCGAATGGACCTACAACTCCTGAGGCAGAGAAAATTCTTCTGGATAAAGGAATTTACATAATTCCTGACATTCTCGCTAATGCAGGTGGTGTTATTGTTTCTTATTTTGAATGGGTTCAGGATTTACAGTATTATTTCTGGAAAGAAAAAGAAATTTTTGAAAAACTCGAGGAAATTTTGATAAATGCTTTAAAAGAAGTTATCAAGAAATCTGAAGAATTAAAAACTGATTTGAGAACTTCAGCTCTTATAATAGGTTTATCAAGAATAATAGATGCAATAGAAAGGAGGGGAATTTTCCCATAAAAAAAGTAAGTGTATTAATACCAGGTTACAACGAAGCAGAAAATATTGATGATTTAATAAAAGAGATTGAAGATTTTATAAATAAATTTAACTTAAAAGACTGGGAATTTATATATATAGATGATGGATCCACTGATAACACAAGAGAAAAAATAAAACCTTACCTAAAGGAAAAAAATTATCTAAAATTTGTTTCCTATAGAAGAAATATGGGAAAAACTTATGCTTTGCAAAAGGGAATGGAATTAGCAGAAGGTGAAATATTTATAATTTTTGATGCTGACCTTCAGTTTACTTTTGAAGATGCTAAAAGGCTCGTTGATAAAATTGAAGAAGGATTTGACATAGTTTGTGGTAAAAAAACTGGAAAATATAATAAAAAAATTGTTTCTTTTTTCTATAATAATCTAACGAGACTTCTTTTTAATGTCCCTGCTACTGATATGAACTCTATTAAAGCAATAAGAAGGAAAGTTTTAGAAGAAGTTCCTTTAAGAAAGGATTGGCATCGTTATATTGTTGTATGGGGATGGGAATATGGATTTTCTGTTACTGAAATTAAAGTCACTTTAAGACCAAGAAGGCATGGGAAGAGTAAGTACAGAGGTTTAAAGAGAATTTTAATAGGCTTTCTTGACCTTATTGCTGTAAAAATTCAAATTTCTTTTATGAGAAAACCAATGTTACTTTTTGGCACTCTTGGAATTTTTTCCTTTATTACAGGACTAATAGGTGCTATGATTGGAATTTATTTAAAATATTATATCCATAAAAAAGTGAGACTTATTTCAATAATTTTCCTTTTAGCTCTCTTTTCCCTGCTTGGGCTTTTATTTTTTGTGGTTGGTTTTCTTGGTGAGGCTATAGCTGGAATTTATGATAGGCTTGATAGATTAGAAAGAAAAAAATGAGAATTCTTATAACCGGTGCAGGCGGTTTTATTGGGAGTCATTTAGTGGAGCATTTGAGTAAAAAATTCAAAATTTTTGCCTTTTTAAGATATAATTCTCAGGGTGATATTCAAAATCTTAAGTTTTTAAATAAAGAAAATTTTAAAAATATAGAAATAGTTTTTGGTGATTTAAGAGCAAGAGAGGAAATTGAAAAGGTTATTAAAAAAGTAAACCTTGTTATAAATCTTGCAGCAAATATATCTGTTAAAAGGTCCTTTGAAAATCCTGAAGAAGTTTTTTTCAATAATACTTTAATAACTTTTAATATTTTAAATGCCTTAAAAAAAAATAAAATCCCCTTGATTCATTTTTCAACCTCAGAAGTATATGGAAATCCAGAAAAGTTACCAGTTAAAGAAAAAGATAGTAAAAATGCCTTATCACCTTATGCTGCCTCAAAAATTGCTTGTGATGAGCTTGTAAAGTCAATATGTAATTATGAAAATATTCCCTTTTTAATTTTAAGACCCTTTAATACTTATGGGCCAAGACAATCAATAAGATCAGTTATTCCATGGATAATATATGAAATACTGAACTCAAAAGTAATAAAAATTGGAAATTTAAACACAAAAAGGGATTTTCTTTATGTTAAGGATCTTGCTAAAATAATTGAAAAATTGATTGAAAAGGAATACTTTAAAGGTGAAGAAGTAAATATATGTTCTGGAAGATCTTATTCTGTTGGGGAAATAATTAAGTTTTTGTTTGAAATATCAGGAATAGAAAAGAAAATAAAAGAATTAGAAGTAAGAAAA
Protein-coding sequences here:
- a CDS encoding GNAT family N-acetyltransferase; the protein is MLQIFEGKNFHNISLPDIFYTPKYIEIFSKYEDGEPLFFYYENDKGKVFSPFIKRKIKSNNFFDISTPYGCGGLLVESQDKHSLTKEFYKELKIFLLDNKIVAEFGRLHPYFFDKSLIQENFITNFVTFSVFIDLREKFEKIVKNLRRDHRARIKRAIKEGVEVKISREDRDIEIFYTLYIETMRRKNARDFYFFPLWLIKELVSSFENAYIFIAFLKEIPISSSLFLSYNKFFHYFLTGSNFNYRNYGGNRIIIYEAIKFAKEKGFEIMHLGGGMKGEDELFLFKSGFSNWHLPYYVYGVIHNEKVYNELVEERKKMGPIKDEFFFPLYRAPL
- a CDS encoding GDP-mannose 4,6-dehydratase; the protein is MRILITGAGGFIGSHLVEHLSKKFKIFAFLRYNSQGDIQNLKFLNKENFKNIEIVFGDLRAREEIEKVIKKVNLVINLAANISVKRSFENPEEVFFNNTLITFNILNALKKNKIPLIHFSTSEVYGNPEKLPVKEKDSKNALSPYAASKIACDELVKSICNYENIPFLILRPFNTYGPRQSIRSVIPWIIYEILNSKVIKIGNLNTKRDFLYVKDLAKIIEKLIEKEYFKGEEVNICSGRSYSVGEIIKFLFEISGIEKKIKELEVRKRPFKNEIMELRGDNSKICKILGEINLTNFKEGLKGTFEFYKKTGFESPSNFSLL
- a CDS encoding V-type ATP synthase subunit B, with translation MEKLSTKEYQTVSYISGPLLFLEGAKDFSYAALVEIIMPDGTKRKGQVLEVSEKYAVIQVLEGTLGLDVASTKVRFLEDQVHIGVSRELIGRIFNGRGEPIDGLPAPTPEKRLPIVGAAINPIARDKPSDFIQTGISAIDGFNTLVRGQKLPIFSGAGLPANEIAAMIMKYAKVRGEGEEFLIIFAAMGLTSREYAYFMKEFKESGALGRIVAFVNLADDPAVERLLTPRFALTVAEYFAFELDYHVLVILSDMTNYCEALREIGAAREEVPGRRGYPGYMYTDLATLYERTGRIRGKKGSITQIPILTMPDDDITHPIPDLTGYITEGQIVLSRELHRKGIFPPIDILMSLSRLMNLGIGEGKTQPYHREWKDQLYACYARGRDLRRLVAIIGEDALSEMDKKYLKLADEFENVMLNQRDKERSIEETFEIGWNLMGMLPKTELSKIKRKYLEEFYKQWIPQQAKEAY
- a CDS encoding Glu/Leu/Phe/Val dehydrogenase → MDTTASKRSLLKGIEKDEIWGPVFKMVAQQVEKAFYTGNLNEKYFETILEPERVLRVSIPVVMDNGEIKCFAGYRVQHSTARGPAKGGIRYHPDVTLDEIAALSAWMSFKNALVNIPFGGGKGGIKVDPSKLSHGELIRLTRRYTSGILPLIGPYRDVPAPDVNTNDMIMDVIMDTYSMFQGFTTPSIVTGKSVSLGGSVGRREATGKGVFFVTKEFLKIKNKDLEKQKIAIQGFGNVGSVAALSFYDAGAKVCAVTDVSGGLFNKNGLNIQKILKLIQEKKFLKEIKGEGDFIENKDLFELDVDILVPAALERQITEKNAEKIKAFLIVEGANGPTTPEAEKILLDKGIYIIPDILANAGGVIVSYFEWVQDLQYYFWKEKEIFEKLEEILINALKEVIKKSEELKTDLRTSALIIGLSRIIDAIERRGIFP
- a CDS encoding glycosyltransferase family 2 protein — protein: MPGYNEAENIDDLIKEIEDFINKFNLKDWEFIYIDDGSTDNTREKIKPYLKEKNYLKFVSYRRNMGKTYALQKGMELAEGEIFIIFDADLQFTFEDAKRLVDKIEEGFDIVCGKKTGKYNKKIVSFFYNNLTRLLFNVPATDMNSIKAIRRKVLEEVPLRKDWHRYIVVWGWEYGFSVTEIKVTLRPRRHGKSKYRGLKRILIGFLDLIAVKIQISFMRKPMLLFGTLGIFSFITGLIGAMIGIYLKYYIHKKVRLISIIFLLALFSLLGLLFFVVGFLGEAIAGIYDRLDRLERKK
- the neuC gene encoding UDP-N-acetylglucosamine 2-epimerase — encoded protein: MKKIKTVFITGSRAEYGLLYPVLKTFKDSPEFDFKLVVTGSHLSPFFGLTKNDIINDGFNIDYEVPFHLDSDLNEVFPISLGNGIIQFTHVFKILKPDIVFVLGDRIEVLAAALSANFLMVPLAHIHGGDNTSFMLPDTYIRHCISKLAHIHFPATINSKKNLIKMGEDKRRIFVVGNLGIYSLDFKEIPDYKILKNKYNLLKEKEYVLLIHHPFPFEKEKSLEELRIILKVLFKFNLPFVAISPNNDPGGREMRNFLFSEAQRGNFILIDNLPYREFISLMKNAKFMIGNSSSALYEACLFKIPVITVGRRTELRERGGYIYNALKLEEIEDSIEKILKGKLPKFIPLPFKRIRGDLIIKKVIINFFKNYTKKEIFNKKLNIE